GGAGCGGGACGAGGCGGCACGGTCCTGCTCGAGCTGTTTCATCAGATGCCGGACGTCACGATCGTCGGCATCGCCGACAAAGATCCGGCCGCACCGGGGCTGAAACGGGCAAGAGAGCTGAATGTCCCGGTCGCCGACCACGTACCCGATCTTATCCGCCATGCGGGGGCCAGCCTGATCGTCGATGTGACGGGCGATCCGAACATGGCGCAGACGGTCGGGGCCAACAAACGACCCGAGGCTGAAGTCCTCAGCGGCGCGACCGCACGGCTGCTGTGGACACTCGTGCAGCACGAGCGGAAACTGGAAGCGGAACTCTTGCACGCGGAAAAGCTCGCGGGGCTCGGCTCCTTCGCCGCCGGCATCGCCCATGACATCAACAACCCCCTGCAGCTGATCTTGGGGTTGGCGGAGAATCTGACCGAAGAAGGTGATCTCAAGGCCGTCCACGAACAGGCCCATGACATCGTCAATGCCGTCAAACGCACCAGCGCCATTTGTCGTGACCTGACTCGCTACGCGCGGCGAGACGGCGGCGACGGAGACATGCTGGTCGCGCTCAACACCAAGCTGGAGGAAGCGCTCCGAATCGCCCGGTATGCCGTCACCCTGCAGGACATTACGGTCGTGAGGGACTATGCCGATCAGGCTCAGGTCCGCGGAAATCCCGATGAACTCCTGCATGTGTTCGTGAACCTCATCACGAACGCGGTCCATGCCATGAGTGATCGAGGGACGCTGACCTTGAGCACATCGGTGAACGAGGATGAGTCGGTCGCGGTGAGCGTGACCGACACCGGCTGCGGCATTCCCGCTGAAGCGCTCCCCAAGATCTTCGAGCCGCTCTTCACGACGAAGCCGCCGGGGAAAGGCACGGGGCTGGGGCTTTATAATGTCATGTCGGTCATTTCCAAGATGCAGGGTCATATCTGCGTCAACAGCACGGTCGGCCAGGGATCGACATTCCGGATCGAGTTTCCCGTGGTGAGTCAACCGATTGAATATGTGCCCATATGACGACTGAAGGCTCCGCGCTCGGCAAGGCACTCGGCTGGGGGCTCAAACGGAAGCTGATCGTTTCGATGCTTCTGGTGGGCGTGGTACCTCTCCTGCTTGGACTGGGCCTGGCATTTCTTCAAGGCTCGAAGGAAATTCACGAAGTCAGCGGAGAAAGCTTTAAGGCCCTGGCCACCGAAGCGGCCAGGAAGTTGGATCTGTTGGTCGCCGAAGAAGTGTCGCGCACATCGCGCATCGCAATCAACCCCATCATCATCCGCGAACTGGAAAAACGCCGAGATCACCTGCAAACCGGCGAGCCGGCCGCACTCAAGAAATCGTTGGAGGATGAACGGACGCGATGGGACAACGGGGATCCGGCCGGCACCAAGGCCATTACGGGAAACTCGGTTGCGCTCCTGCTCCGCGAGCACTACGCGGGGTCGCACAACGAACCGGACCAACTGCTTCCACAAGTCGTCCGGGCCGCCACCAAGATGCTCTTCGTCACGGATATGCAGGGGCATTTGGTCGCAGCCTTGACCACCAGGCCGGCCTTCAACAGCTCCGACCGGATCTGGTGGAAAGGCGCCTACAACAAGGGCGTCGGACAACTCTTCATTGAGGATGTGGCCTTCGACAAGGCGGCCGACTCCTATGTCTTCACCATTTCGATTCCCGTCATGGACAGCCTGCGGTATGAGGTCGTCGGCGTGATCCATCGGGTCATCGATGCGAAAGAGTTTTTCTCTCCCTCGACCCATCCGATCCGATTCGGGAAAACCGGCCACGTCATGCTCATCGATAGCCGCGGCGTCGTCATGAGTTGTCCCATCCTCCCGACCGGTGTCCGGTTGTCGGATCCTTCGTTGATTCCGCTGATCACTCCCCTTCAGCCAGGTTGGGTCAGCGCCGCCAGTGACGGACATGGGGGACATGGCACTGCCATCATCGGATTCGCTCCGCTGCCGGAAACGAGCCGTGCTACGAATGGATCGCTGGAACAGGGAGGGTGGCACACGTTCGTCTGGCAGTCATCCGCCGAACTGTTCGCTCCCATCGAACACTTATTGGAATGGATGTCGATCCTTGCATTGGTTGCAGTGGGCTTGCTGGCCACGTTGGGCTACTTCGCCGCCAGCCGCATCGTGACTCCGGTTCGCAAACTGCAGGAGGCAGCGAGACTGGTTGGGCGGGGCGAACTGCGCGAACCGATTCGAATCGAAACCGGCGACGAGCTGCAGGAACTCGCCGTCGAGTTCAACCGGATGAATACACAGTTGGAAGCCGCCTTTGCCGGCCTGGCCACGCAGGTCGAAGAAAAAACCCAAGAGGTGCAGTACCTGCAAAAGGCGACCGACCAAGTGCTCGATGCGGTTCCGACGCCGATCGTGCTGATCGACCAACATCAGGACATCCAGTATATGAACCAGGCATCCCGCGAGCTGTTGGGAACGGACGGCCAGGGCAAGACCGGCTCGTCGCTTTTTGAGCTCCTGAATCTGAGCCACGCGCAGCAGGAGCACTTGGAACACGCACTCGATCTCGAGACCGGTGCCTCGCTCCGAGGCCCCGCTCGCGCGGAGGACGATCTGATCAAAGAAGCCAGGGACCCGCTCGCTCCCTTGCTGAAACAACCGACCCACGATGCCCGACGCGAATTGACGATCGAGGGACGCCTCTACCGCTACGAATGGTTTTCGCTGCAAGCCCGAAGCGGCGAAGGCCGTCGCTTCGGACTCGTACTCCGCGACACCACCGACGAGAGCCGGCTTCAGGACCAGCTGGTCCAGGCGGAGAAGTCCGGCAGCCTGGGCGTGCTGACGGCAGGCATCGGTCATGAACTGAACAATCCGCTGTTCGGCATTCTCGGCCTGGGCGAAGCCATCCAGGAAGAATCGGACCTGACGAGAGCCAAAGCCTATGCGCGCGATATCCTGGAACATGGACGCCGAATGGCAGCGATCATCCGCGACTTCACCGGCGTCGCCACCAGGGAATCCAAAGATCAACGCGTCCCCGTCGACGTAAACGCACAACTCGATCAGGCTCTGGCCATCGCGCAAACCTCCCAGGACTGCCTGGGGCTCAACGTGAGAAAGCACTACGTCGCGCTGCCGCAGGTGAGCG
This Nitrospiraceae bacterium DNA region includes the following protein-coding sequences:
- a CDS encoding HAMP domain-containing protein, yielding MTTEGSALGKALGWGLKRKLIVSMLLVGVVPLLLGLGLAFLQGSKEIHEVSGESFKALATEAARKLDLLVAEEVSRTSRIAINPIIIRELEKRRDHLQTGEPAALKKSLEDERTRWDNGDPAGTKAITGNSVALLLREHYAGSHNEPDQLLPQVVRAATKMLFVTDMQGHLVAALTTRPAFNSSDRIWWKGAYNKGVGQLFIEDVAFDKAADSYVFTISIPVMDSLRYEVVGVIHRVIDAKEFFSPSTHPIRFGKTGHVMLIDSRGVVMSCPILPTGVRLSDPSLIPLITPLQPGWVSAASDGHGGHGTAIIGFAPLPETSRATNGSLEQGGWHTFVWQSSAELFAPIEHLLEWMSILALVAVGLLATLGYFAASRIVTPVRKLQEAARLVGRGELREPIRIETGDELQELAVEFNRMNTQLEAAFAGLATQVEEKTQEVQYLQKATDQVLDAVPTPIVLIDQHQDIQYMNQASRELLGTDGQGKTGSSLFELLNLSHAQQEHLEHALDLETGASLRGPARAEDDLIKEARDPLAPLLKQPTHDARRELTIEGRLYRYEWFSLQARSGEGRRFGLVLRDTTDESRLQDQLVQAEKSGSLGVLTAGIGHELNNPLFGILGLGEAIQEESDLTRAKAYARDILEHGRRMAAIIRDFTGVATRESKDQRVPVDVNAQLDQALAIAQTSQDCLGLNVRKHYVALPQVSALPDQLRLVFINVITNALQAMHSKGDLWVSTAEQPGAVTITIRDNGPGIAKQHLGKVFDPFFTTKGQGEGSGLGLTVAQRLIKKFGGDIRIESIEGQGTTCTITLPTVESGVRKEESCATS